A single genomic interval of Adhaeribacter pallidiroseus harbors:
- the ilvD gene encoding dihydroxy-acid dehydratase has product MSTTLNRYSYLVTQEETNPAAQAMLHAIGLSNDDLKKAQIGVVSTGFDGNPCNMHLNDLAKLVKNGVNTTEDVLGLMFHTIGVSDGISMGTPGMRYSLPSRDLIADSIETVVNAQSYDGVVAVVGCDKNMPGALISFARLNRPAIMVYGGTIAPGNYCDAAGKFTGKKLDIVSAFEALGEKYAGTISPEDFKGVIEHACPGAGACGGMYTANTMASAAEAMGMTLPYNSSNPAISPEKAEESVQAGIAIRELLAKDIKPLDIMTKKAFENAMVVLTILGGSTNAVLHLLAIAKTAGIDLTIDDFQRISDKTPLLADMKPSGKYHMEAVHKIGGIPAVMKMLLNAGLLHGDCLTVTGKTVAENLANVPDLTEGQDVIMPLDQPIKETGHIRILYGNLAEQGSVAKITGKEGEVFTGTAVVFDGEFEANDGILSGQVKEGDVLVIRYEGPQGGPGMPEMLKPTSLIMGAGLGKSVALITDGRFSGGTHGFVVGHITPEAHVGGMIGLLQNGDKITIDAVSNRLEVDLSEEEIAKRRAAWQPRPLRKNSGILYKYAKSVSSASEGCVTDR; this is encoded by the coding sequence ATGAGTACTACATTAAACCGTTACAGTTACCTCGTTACCCAGGAAGAAACCAATCCGGCGGCACAGGCTATGTTGCACGCTATTGGCTTAAGCAACGACGACCTGAAAAAAGCCCAGATAGGAGTGGTTAGCACCGGATTCGATGGTAACCCGTGTAACATGCACCTGAATGATTTAGCGAAACTGGTTAAAAATGGGGTAAATACTACAGAGGATGTACTTGGTTTAATGTTCCATACTATTGGGGTAAGTGATGGTATTTCTATGGGAACACCCGGCATGCGTTATTCTTTACCGTCGCGCGATCTTATTGCGGATTCCATCGAAACAGTGGTAAATGCCCAAAGCTACGATGGTGTAGTAGCGGTGGTAGGTTGCGACAAGAATATGCCCGGGGCACTTATAAGCTTTGCTCGCCTAAACCGCCCCGCTATTATGGTGTATGGTGGTACAATTGCCCCGGGTAACTACTGCGATGCGGCCGGTAAATTCACGGGTAAAAAATTAGATATTGTTTCGGCATTCGAAGCGTTGGGTGAAAAATACGCTGGTACTATTTCGCCGGAAGATTTTAAAGGAGTAATAGAACATGCTTGTCCGGGTGCTGGTGCTTGTGGTGGTATGTATACGGCTAATACTATGGCCTCGGCAGCAGAAGCCATGGGTATGACTTTGCCCTATAATTCTTCTAACCCGGCAATCAGTCCGGAAAAAGCAGAAGAATCGGTGCAGGCGGGTATTGCTATCCGGGAGCTCCTGGCTAAAGATATTAAGCCTTTGGATATCATGACCAAAAAGGCGTTTGAAAATGCCATGGTGGTGCTTACAATTTTAGGTGGCTCTACTAATGCGGTGTTGCACTTATTAGCCATTGCCAAAACCGCGGGGATAGACTTAACCATTGATGATTTTCAACGCATCAGCGACAAAACTCCGTTACTGGCCGATATGAAGCCCAGTGGCAAATACCACATGGAAGCCGTACACAAAATTGGTGGTATTCCGGCGGTAATGAAAATGTTATTGAATGCTGGTTTATTACACGGCGATTGTTTAACCGTAACAGGTAAAACCGTTGCCGAGAACTTAGCCAATGTACCAGACTTAACCGAAGGACAAGATGTAATTATGCCCTTAGATCAGCCTATAAAAGAAACGGGTCACATCCGCATTCTTTATGGCAATTTAGCCGAGCAAGGTTCGGTGGCTAAAATCACCGGTAAAGAGGGGGAAGTTTTCACCGGTACAGCGGTAGTATTCGACGGCGAATTTGAAGCCAACGATGGTATTTTATCAGGCCAGGTAAAAGAAGGTGATGTGTTGGTTATCCGGTACGAAGGGCCGCAAGGAGGACCTGGTATGCCAGAAATGCTGAAGCCTACTTCTTTAATTATGGGAGCGGGTTTAGGCAAATCGGTAGCCTTAATTACCGATGGACGTTTCTCGGGTGGTACCCACGGTTTTGTGGTAGGGCACATTACGCCGGAAGCACACGTGGGCGGTATGATTGGTTTACTCCAGAATGGTGATAAAATTACCATTGATGCCGTGAGCAATCGTCTGGAAGTAGATTTGAGCGAAGAAGAAATTGCGAAACGCCGGGCAGCCTGGCAGCCCCGGCCATTGCGCAAAAATTCGGGTATCTTGTATAAATACGCCAAATCGGTTTCATCGGCCTCCGAAGGTTGTGTTACCGATCGATAA
- a CDS encoding MBOAT family O-acyltransferase, producing the protein MLFNSYDFLVFFTVVLTLYHLLPSKFRWFMVLIASLYFYMSWKWQYIFIMFFPATIDFFVAKGLEKTADIKRKKLLLSISLITNLGLLFYFKYYNFFIDSINSSVSLFGSSFSLPLANILLPIGISFYTFQSISYTVEVYYGRQKAVQNFFRFSLFVSYFPQLVAGPINRPQVLLPQLSNMKPLASENIIVGLRLMLWGLFKKVAIADRLAYFVNIVYNDPDSYHGLSVVIATIFFAFQIYCDFSGYSDMAIGVAKTMGVDLVKNFRTPYFSKSIKEFWSRWHISLSTWFRDYVYIPLGGNRVSTSRWALNLFITFMVSGVWHGASWNFVIWGAIHGLLNALEALNSKTHFIRFSLPPLLANIWTFTIVCFAWIFFRANNLHDSFLLINNMFSFDYSFLKEMKGLSGVNLYNLAVGFPLIILLLLLEKSQEFNWAQNLFYSSKPLRYACYISLIVLIAFFGVLVEQSSFIYFQF; encoded by the coding sequence ATGCTCTTTAATTCTTACGACTTTCTAGTATTCTTTACGGTAGTACTTACCTTGTACCACTTGCTGCCCAGTAAATTCAGGTGGTTTATGGTGCTAATTGCCAGTTTGTATTTTTATATGAGCTGGAAATGGCAATACATCTTTATTATGTTTTTTCCGGCCACCATCGACTTTTTTGTTGCTAAAGGCTTAGAGAAAACAGCAGATATAAAAAGAAAAAAGTTACTCTTAAGTATTAGTTTAATCACGAATTTGGGGCTACTTTTTTACTTTAAGTATTATAATTTCTTTATTGATAGCATTAATTCTAGCGTTTCTTTATTTGGTTCCAGCTTTTCTTTGCCTCTGGCTAACATCTTATTACCAATTGGTATTTCTTTTTATACGTTCCAAAGCATCAGTTACACCGTAGAAGTTTACTACGGTCGCCAAAAAGCGGTACAAAATTTTTTCCGATTTTCCCTGTTTGTCTCTTATTTTCCCCAACTGGTAGCCGGCCCAATTAACCGGCCGCAAGTACTGCTTCCCCAACTGAGCAACATGAAGCCTTTGGCATCAGAAAACATTATAGTTGGGCTGCGGCTTATGCTTTGGGGATTATTTAAAAAAGTAGCCATCGCTGACCGTCTTGCTTATTTTGTAAATATCGTTTATAACGATCCGGATTCTTATCATGGCTTATCCGTAGTAATAGCCACTATATTTTTTGCTTTTCAGATCTATTGTGATTTTTCCGGCTATTCGGATATGGCAATTGGGGTGGCTAAAACAATGGGAGTAGATTTAGTTAAAAACTTTCGTACGCCTTATTTTTCTAAATCAATCAAAGAATTCTGGAGCCGCTGGCATATTTCCTTATCTACCTGGTTCCGGGATTATGTGTATATTCCTTTGGGTGGTAACCGGGTTTCCACGTCCCGCTGGGCTTTAAACCTCTTTATTACTTTTATGGTTTCGGGTGTATGGCACGGCGCTAGTTGGAACTTCGTGATCTGGGGCGCTATTCATGGTTTACTGAATGCCTTGGAAGCTCTTAATTCTAAAACGCATTTTATCCGGTTCTCTCTTCCGCCTTTATTAGCCAATATCTGGACCTTTACCATAGTATGCTTTGCTTGGATATTTTTCCGGGCAAATAATTTGCATGATTCTTTCTTACTTATCAATAATATGTTTTCGTTTGACTATTCTTTCCTGAAAGAAATGAAAGGATTGAGCGGAGTAAACTTATATAATTTAGCAGTTGGTTTTCCGCTGATTATATTATTGTTATTACTGGAGAAAAGCCAGGAGTTTAACTGGGCACAAAATCTGTTTTATTCTTCAAAGCCTTTACGGTACGCCTGCTATATTTCCCTGATAGTTTTAATAGCTTTCTTTGGTGTGTTGGTTGAGCAAAGTAGTTTTATATATTTCCAGTTTTAA
- the thrA gene encoding bifunctional aspartate kinase/homoserine dehydrogenase I: MIVLKFGGSSVSTPENILKVLAVVKSHASVNELAVVVSAFGGVTDSLINTSRLAEKGDLAYKEELKKLEERHLTAVKELIHATRQSAIIANVKFLLNELEDILQGVYLVKELSLKTLDFVSSFGERLSSYLIAEAFKENGVPAFAADYRQLIITDRTYGNAKVKFEVTNARVKQYLTNTNELPVIPGFVGTTEHGETTTLGRGGSDYTAAIVAAALDSASLEIWTDVNGMMTADPRRVKNAIPIEELSYEEALELSYFGAKIIYPPTIQPALSKKIPIRLKNTFEPAAPGTLITQNPRQSEAPVKGIASIENIALLTISGSGMVGASGIAMRFFGALANQKVNVILITQASSEHSITVGINQRDATRAQLAIEQEFQLEIQAGIVDKVNIQNDLAILALVGLNMKNTPGIAGKLFSSLGRNGINIIAIAQGTSELNISCVIQKKDEEKALNTIHEAFFLSDIKTLHLFVVGTGTVGATLLKQIKNQAFNLYKTLAIDIKLIGLTNSKQAVFNEKGIPWAQWEEIFEQKGQESNIEIFVERMAELNLPNAIFVDCTANPDVAATYKFLLERSISIVTPNKIAASSNYHTYKELKTLAAKRGVKYLYETNVGAGLPIISTLTDLIRSGDTVHKIEGIFSGTMNYLFNTVSADKKLSTVVQEAMDLGYAEPDPRIDLSGKDVARKIMILARETGDNLELEDVHIKPFLPANCLQDSPMDQFWQNLRSYEDTFEGQRAEVESQGKGYRLVASWEDGKARIELREVDKSHPFYSVSGSDNIILFTTERYKTQPLIVKGSGAGAEVTAAGVFADIIRIAN; encoded by the coding sequence ATGATAGTTTTAAAGTTTGGCGGGTCTTCGGTGAGTACGCCGGAGAACATCTTAAAAGTACTGGCTGTAGTTAAATCGCACGCGTCAGTAAATGAATTGGCTGTAGTAGTATCGGCGTTTGGTGGTGTTACCGATAGCTTGATTAATACCAGCCGGTTAGCCGAAAAAGGCGATCTGGCTTATAAAGAAGAACTTAAAAAATTAGAAGAACGCCACTTAACGGCCGTTAAAGAGTTAATTCACGCCACGCGCCAAAGTGCGATTATTGCCAACGTAAAGTTTTTACTGAATGAACTGGAAGATATCTTACAAGGAGTTTACTTGGTAAAAGAATTAAGTTTAAAAACCCTGGACTTTGTTTCCAGTTTTGGCGAACGCTTATCTTCGTATTTAATAGCCGAGGCTTTTAAGGAAAACGGAGTACCGGCTTTTGCCGCCGATTACCGCCAACTAATTATTACGGACCGTACTTATGGTAATGCTAAAGTAAAGTTTGAGGTAACGAATGCCCGCGTTAAGCAGTATTTAACTAATACCAACGAGTTGCCCGTTATTCCAGGTTTTGTAGGCACAACCGAACACGGCGAAACAACTACTTTAGGCCGGGGCGGCTCCGATTATACCGCAGCTATTGTAGCAGCGGCGCTCGACTCGGCGAGCCTGGAAATCTGGACCGATGTAAACGGCATGATGACCGCCGATCCGCGCCGCGTAAAAAATGCCATTCCGATTGAAGAGTTGTCGTATGAAGAAGCCTTGGAGCTATCTTACTTTGGAGCGAAAATCATTTATCCGCCTACCATTCAGCCGGCGTTAAGCAAGAAAATTCCGATTCGGTTAAAAAACACGTTTGAACCGGCGGCACCTGGTACTTTAATTACGCAAAACCCGCGACAGAGCGAAGCGCCCGTAAAAGGCATTGCTTCCATCGAGAACATCGCTTTGCTTACCATTTCGGGCAGCGGTATGGTGGGTGCCAGTGGTATAGCCATGCGTTTTTTTGGCGCTTTGGCCAACCAAAAGGTAAACGTTATTTTAATTACCCAAGCATCCTCAGAACACTCGATTACCGTAGGTATTAATCAACGCGATGCAACGCGGGCCCAACTAGCCATAGAACAGGAATTTCAGTTAGAGATACAGGCGGGCATTGTGGATAAAGTAAATATTCAAAACGATTTAGCTATTCTGGCTTTAGTAGGTTTGAATATGAAAAACACCCCAGGTATTGCCGGAAAATTATTTAGTTCGTTGGGCCGCAATGGTATTAATATAATTGCTATAGCCCAGGGCACTTCCGAGCTCAATATTTCTTGCGTTATTCAAAAGAAAGATGAAGAAAAAGCTTTAAATACCATTCACGAAGCTTTCTTCCTTTCCGACATAAAAACCCTGCATTTATTTGTGGTAGGGACCGGTACGGTGGGCGCTACTTTATTAAAACAAATTAAAAATCAAGCGTTTAATTTATACAAAACTTTAGCTATTGATATTAAACTGATTGGCCTTACCAACAGTAAGCAGGCGGTATTTAATGAAAAGGGTATTCCGTGGGCACAATGGGAAGAAATATTTGAGCAAAAAGGGCAAGAGTCGAATATTGAGATTTTTGTGGAGCGGATGGCTGAGTTAAATTTACCGAATGCCATATTTGTAGATTGCACCGCTAATCCGGATGTAGCGGCTACCTATAAGTTTTTACTGGAACGCAGCATTTCGATTGTAACACCTAATAAAATAGCGGCCTCCAGTAATTACCACACCTACAAAGAATTAAAAACCTTAGCTGCTAAACGCGGAGTAAAATATTTATACGAAACTAACGTAGGTGCCGGTCTACCCATTATTAGTACCCTAACAGATTTAATCCGGAGCGGCGATACCGTTCATAAAATAGAAGGTATTTTCTCGGGCACCATGAATTATTTGTTTAACACCGTAAGTGCCGATAAAAAACTGAGTACCGTAGTACAGGAAGCCATGGATTTAGGTTACGCCGAACCCGATCCGCGTATTGACTTGAGTGGCAAAGATGTAGCCCGCAAAATTATGATTCTGGCTCGCGAAACCGGTGATAATCTGGAACTGGAAGATGTGCATATAAAACCCTTCTTACCAGCTAACTGTTTACAAGACTCCCCCATGGACCAATTCTGGCAGAACCTGCGTTCGTACGAAGATACGTTTGAAGGGCAACGCGCCGAAGTGGAAAGCCAAGGTAAAGGTTACCGTTTAGTTGCTTCGTGGGAAGACGGCAAAGCCCGCATTGAATTACGGGAGGTAGATAAAAGCCATCCGTTCTACTCGGTTTCCGGTTCTGATAATATTATTTTGTTTACTACCGAGCGCTACAAAACGCAGCCGCTGATTGTAAAAGGTTCCGGGGCGGGTGCCGAAGTAACCGCTGCCGGCGTATTTGCCGATATTATCCGGATTGCGAATTAG
- a CDS encoding homoserine kinase, whose protein sequence is MADSNSIKIFSPATVANVACGFDILGFALDHPGDEIQVRLKDAPGITVLNQTKDTVFPADVNKNTAVVSLQAYLAHLGSEQGFEIIFTKKIKPGSGIGSSSASAAASVFAVNELLGNPLSKENLVQFAMQGEKAACGVAHADNVAPALLGGFVLVRSYSPLDIISIPYPAELYCTIIHPQIEVKTEDARKILRQGISLKDAVKQWGNVGGLIAGLMKGDYALIGRSLEDAIIEPIRSILIPGYDAVKEAALKAGALGCCISGSGPSMFALSRSQEEANQIASAMKKAFTRYEIDNIDYVSKVNSQGPKVI, encoded by the coding sequence ATGGCAGACAGTAACAGCATTAAAATATTCTCACCGGCTACCGTAGCCAATGTAGCTTGCGGGTTCGATATATTGGGTTTTGCCCTTGATCATCCGGGCGATGAAATTCAGGTACGTTTAAAAGATGCGCCCGGTATTACCGTACTGAACCAAACCAAAGACACGGTGTTTCCGGCGGATGTAAACAAAAACACCGCTGTAGTTTCGCTGCAAGCCTATTTAGCGCATCTGGGCTCGGAGCAGGGATTTGAAATTATCTTTACTAAAAAAATAAAACCTGGCAGTGGTATTGGTTCCAGTTCGGCGAGTGCCGCCGCCAGTGTGTTTGCCGTAAACGAATTACTGGGCAACCCGCTTAGCAAAGAAAACCTGGTGCAATTTGCCATGCAAGGCGAAAAGGCTGCTTGCGGTGTAGCCCACGCCGATAATGTAGCCCCTGCACTGCTGGGTGGTTTTGTATTAGTTCGGTCCTACTCTCCCCTGGATATTATTTCTATTCCGTATCCCGCAGAATTATACTGCACCATTATTCATCCGCAGATTGAAGTAAAGACGGAGGATGCCCGTAAAATTTTGCGCCAGGGCATTTCGCTGAAAGATGCCGTAAAACAATGGGGCAACGTAGGCGGTTTAATTGCCGGTTTAATGAAAGGCGATTACGCGTTAATAGGTCGTTCGTTGGAAGATGCTATTATTGAACCCATCCGTTCTATTTTAATTCCGGGGTACGATGCCGTAAAAGAAGCGGCTTTGAAAGCAGGTGCCTTGGGTTGCTGCATTTCCGGTTCTGGTCCCAGCATGTTTGCCTTAAGCCGCTCCCAGGAAGAAGCGAATCAGATTGCATCCGCCATGAAAAAAGCTTTTACCCGCTACGAAATTGATAATATTGATTACGTATCGAAAGTAAATAGCCAAGGGCCAAAGGTGATTTAG
- a CDS encoding nuclear transport factor 2 family protein, producing MSTFTIREQLIEIVNKLFVYTDSREWQKIQEEIFGHKVLFDMSSLGAGEPAEKTSADICAMWDAGFKGIDAIHHQSGNFLVTATENTATVFCYAIASHYKAAATQGKTREFVGSYDINLSLTGYGWRITAFKYTVKYTSGNISLE from the coding sequence ATGAGCACCTTTACTATAAGAGAACAACTGATAGAAATAGTAAACAAGTTGTTTGTATACACTGATTCCCGGGAATGGCAGAAGATTCAGGAAGAAATTTTTGGCCACAAGGTTTTATTCGATATGTCTTCGTTAGGCGCTGGTGAACCCGCCGAGAAAACCTCTGCCGATATCTGTGCCATGTGGGATGCCGGATTTAAAGGAATAGATGCGATACATCACCAGAGTGGCAACTTTTTAGTAACTGCAACAGAGAACACCGCCACCGTTTTTTGCTATGCTATTGCTAGTCATTACAAAGCCGCCGCCACGCAAGGTAAAACTCGTGAATTTGTGGGAAGCTACGATATAAACTTATCTTTAACCGGATATGGTTGGCGGATTACCGCTTTTAAATACACGGTAAAATATACCAGCGGTAATATATCCTTGGAATAG
- the thrC gene encoding threonine synthase, protein MSFYSTNQQTPHVSLREAVTKGLADDNGLFMPLQIPELPHSYFEVIQEKSLPEIALDVSATLLRGQIERGVLQEIVEESLNFPIPVVPVHGRIHTLELFHGPTSAFKDVGARFMARLLAYFVKDSDKELTILVATSGDTGSAVANGFLGVPGINVVILYPHGKVSDIQEKQLTTLGQNITALEIDGTFDDCQRLVKQAFLDQELNQRMQLTSANSINIARLIPQSFYYFHAYAQVKHLSERVIFATPSGNFGNLTGGLLAKRMGLPVAKFIAATNINDIVPEFLTSGNFNPRASTQTISNAMDVGNPSNFVRLMELYNQNGDAMREDVIGYRFTDEQTKMLMREVYENHGYILDPHGAIGYGAIRDYLAMEPDAIGIFLETAHPAKFIDVVEEVIGQKVTIPENLQAVMQKTKQSTRMSHDYNDLKTWLLARA, encoded by the coding sequence ATGTCTTTTTACAGTACCAACCAGCAAACCCCGCACGTCAGTTTGCGCGAAGCCGTTACCAAAGGCTTAGCCGATGATAACGGTCTTTTTATGCCTTTACAAATTCCGGAGTTACCCCACAGCTACTTTGAGGTTATTCAGGAAAAATCTTTACCCGAAATCGCCTTAGATGTATCAGCCACGCTGTTGCGCGGCCAGATCGAAAGAGGTGTTTTGCAGGAAATTGTAGAAGAAAGCTTGAATTTTCCTATCCCGGTAGTGCCGGTGCATGGCCGTATACATACCCTGGAGTTATTTCACGGACCAACCTCCGCGTTTAAAGATGTAGGTGCCCGGTTTATGGCCCGCTTGCTGGCCTACTTTGTAAAAGACAGTGATAAAGAATTAACTATCCTGGTAGCTACTTCCGGCGATACGGGTAGTGCCGTAGCTAATGGCTTTTTAGGTGTGCCTGGCATTAACGTAGTCATTCTATACCCCCATGGCAAGGTAAGCGACATTCAGGAAAAACAATTAACCACGCTGGGTCAGAACATTACGGCTTTGGAAATTGACGGTACTTTTGATGATTGCCAGCGTTTGGTAAAACAAGCTTTCCTGGATCAGGAACTAAACCAGCGGATGCAATTAACCTCGGCTAACTCCATCAACATTGCCCGGCTTATTCCGCAATCGTTTTACTATTTTCACGCGTATGCGCAGGTAAAGCATTTGAGTGAGCGCGTTATATTTGCGACTCCCAGCGGTAACTTCGGCAATTTAACCGGTGGTTTACTGGCTAAACGCATGGGCTTGCCGGTAGCTAAATTTATTGCGGCCACGAACATCAACGACATTGTTCCGGAGTTTTTAACGAGCGGCAATTTCAACCCAAGAGCTTCTACCCAAACTATTTCTAACGCCATGGACGTAGGAAACCCCAGCAACTTCGTGCGCCTGATGGAACTATACAACCAAAATGGCGATGCTATGCGGGAAGATGTAATTGGTTACCGCTTTACCGATGAGCAAACCAAAATGCTGATGCGCGAAGTATACGAAAATCACGGCTATATTCTGGACCCGCACGGCGCCATTGGCTACGGTGCCATCCGCGATTACCTGGCTATGGAACCAGATGCTATTGGGATATTCCTGGAAACCGCGCACCCAGCCAAATTTATAGATGTGGTAGAAGAAGTTATCGGGCAAAAAGTTACGATACCGGAAAACCTGCAGGCCGTCATGCAAAAGACCAAGCAATCTACCCGCATGAGTCACGATTATAATGATTTAAAAACTTGGCTGTTAGCCCGGGCGTAG
- a CDS encoding 2-isopropylmalate synthase: MSDKVHIFDTTLRDGEQVPGCQLNTKEKIEVAKALEELGVDIIEAGFPISSPGDFTSIIEISKAVSEPVICALTRAKKEDIDCAVESLKYAKRKRIHTGIGASDMHIQYKFNTSRQDVLERGVWAVKYAKQFVEEIEFYAEDAGRADLPFLAQMVEAVIAAGATVVNIPDTTGYCLPWDYGAKIKYLKENVKNIDQAIISVHCHNDLGLATANSIAGVINGARQIECTVNGIGERAGNTSLEEVVMIMKSHKELELLNRINTPRIYPTSRLVSRLMRMRVQPNKAIVGDNAFAHSSGIHQDGFLKHRETYEVIDPHDVGVADSSIVLTARSGRAALKHRLENLGYFVTKEDIDEVYPDYLVMADELKVIQDEHLTELFGKLETKREQAAVKTNS; the protein is encoded by the coding sequence ATGAGCGACAAGGTCCATATTTTTGACACCACGTTACGCGACGGCGAGCAGGTTCCTGGCTGCCAGTTAAATACCAAAGAAAAAATTGAAGTAGCCAAAGCCCTGGAAGAACTAGGTGTAGATATTATCGAAGCAGGTTTTCCTATTTCCAGCCCCGGCGACTTTACTTCCATTATCGAAATATCCAAGGCGGTTTCGGAGCCGGTAATCTGCGCGCTGACCCGAGCCAAAAAAGAAGATATTGACTGTGCCGTGGAGTCGTTGAAATACGCGAAGCGTAAACGCATCCACACGGGCATTGGCGCTTCTGATATGCATATTCAGTATAAATTTAACACTTCGCGCCAAGATGTACTGGAACGCGGCGTATGGGCGGTAAAATACGCCAAGCAATTTGTAGAAGAAATTGAATTTTACGCCGAAGATGCCGGCCGGGCTGATCTGCCTTTTCTGGCGCAAATGGTTGAAGCTGTAATTGCGGCGGGCGCTACCGTGGTAAATATACCTGATACTACCGGCTATTGCTTACCCTGGGATTACGGTGCGAAGATAAAATATTTAAAAGAAAACGTTAAAAACATCGATCAAGCTATTATCTCGGTGCATTGCCACAACGATTTAGGCTTAGCTACGGCCAACTCTATTGCCGGGGTAATTAACGGTGCCCGCCAGATTGAGTGTACCGTTAACGGCATCGGCGAACGGGCCGGGAATACCTCGCTAGAGGAAGTGGTGATGATTATGAAAAGTCACAAAGAACTGGAATTACTTAACCGCATAAACACGCCGCGTATCTATCCCACCAGCCGGTTGGTATCTCGGTTGATGCGCATGCGCGTACAGCCGAATAAAGCCATTGTGGGCGACAACGCATTTGCGCACTCTTCCGGTATTCACCAGGATGGCTTCCTGAAACACCGCGAAACCTACGAGGTAATTGATCCGCATGATGTAGGTGTGGCCGATTCTTCTATTGTTTTAACGGCGCGTAGTGGTAGAGCCGCCTTAAAGCACCGTTTAGAAAATCTGGGTTACTTTGTTACCAAAGAAGACATTGACGAAGTATACCCCGACTACCTGGTGATGGCGGATGAGTTAAAAGTTATTCAGGACGAGCATTTAACCGAGCTTTTTGGAAAACTGGAAACTAAACGGGAACAAGCCGCTGTTAAAACCAACAGCTAA
- the leuC gene encoding 3-isopropylmalate dehydratase large subunit has protein sequence MSTSDKKTLFQKIWDAHVVTSIPDGPDVLYIDRHLVHEVTSPQAFAGLEKRGIGVFRTQNTVATADHNVPTINQHLPIVEPLSKFQVDKLTENCAKFGVNLYGLGHPFQGIVHVIGPELGITLPGMTMVCGDSHTSTHGAFGTIAFGIGTSEVEQVLATQCLMQNKPKTMRINIEGELASGVLSKDIILYIISKLTMGGATGYFVEYAGSAIRSLSMEARMTICNMSIEMGARGGLIAPDDTTFEYIRGREFAPKGEKYEEAVAYWRTLFTDEGAVFDVEYTYDAADIAPMITYGTNPGMGIKIDETVPNLADIKEESNKASFDKSLAYMGLHPGESLLGKEINYVFIGSCTNSRIEDLRLVAQFVKGKHKAPNINALIVPGSKQVEQQAREEGIDQIFREAGFELREPGCSACLGMNEDKVPKGEYCISTSNRNFEGRQGPGARTLLASPLTAAATAIAGKITDVRELI, from the coding sequence ATGAGTACTTCCGATAAAAAAACATTATTTCAAAAAATCTGGGATGCCCATGTGGTAACCAGCATTCCGGACGGTCCCGATGTGTTATACATCGACCGGCATTTGGTGCACGAAGTAACGAGTCCGCAGGCTTTTGCCGGTCTGGAGAAAAGAGGCATTGGCGTATTCCGGACGCAAAATACCGTAGCCACCGCTGACCACAACGTTCCCACTATCAATCAGCATTTGCCCATTGTGGAGCCGCTGAGTAAATTTCAGGTAGATAAACTTACCGAGAACTGCGCGAAATTTGGGGTAAACTTGTATGGTTTAGGTCATCCTTTTCAAGGCATTGTACACGTTATTGGTCCGGAACTAGGTATTACTTTGCCCGGCATGACGATGGTATGCGGCGATAGTCATACTTCTACGCACGGTGCCTTTGGTACTATTGCTTTCGGGATTGGTACCAGCGAAGTAGAGCAAGTTTTAGCTACCCAATGCCTGATGCAGAACAAACCCAAGACCATGCGCATCAACATCGAAGGAGAGCTGGCGAGCGGCGTACTTTCCAAAGACATTATTCTGTACATTATTTCTAAACTCACGATGGGTGGTGCTACCGGCTATTTTGTAGAATATGCTGGTTCGGCTATTCGCAGCTTAAGCATGGAGGCCCGCATGACCATCTGCAACATGAGCATCGAAATGGGTGCCCGTGGTGGTTTAATTGCTCCTGACGATACTACTTTTGAATATATCCGGGGCCGCGAATTTGCGCCAAAAGGCGAGAAATACGAAGAAGCGGTAGCTTATTGGCGTACCTTATTCACTGACGAAGGCGCTGTTTTTGACGTGGAATATACCTACGATGCGGCTGATATTGCTCCCATGATTACTTATGGTACCAATCCGGGCATGGGCATTAAAATCGACGAAACCGTACCAAATCTGGCCGATATTAAAGAAGAAAGCAATAAAGCTTCTTTCGATAAATCATTGGCTTATATGGGTTTGCACCCGGGTGAATCGTTGTTGGGTAAAGAAATTAATTACGTATTTATTGGTTCCTGCACCAACTCGCGCATCGAGGATTTACGGTTGGTAGCGCAGTTTGTGAAAGGAAAGCACAAAGCGCCCAATATTAATGCTTTAATTGTACCGGGTTCTAAACAAGTAGAGCAACAAGCCCGCGAAGAAGGCATTGACCAGATCTTCCGGGAAGCTGGTTTTGAATTACGCGAACCCGGCTGTTCGGCTTGCCTGGGCATGAACGAAGACAAAGTACCCAAAGGCGAATACTGTATTTCTACTTCTAACCGCAACTTCGAAGGCCGCCAGGGACCTGGTGCCCGCACGTTATTGGCTAGTCCGCTTACCGCCGCAGCCACAGCCATTGCGGGAAAAATAACGGATGTGCGGGAATTGATTTAG